A window of Candidatus Margulisiibacteriota bacterium genomic DNA:
GATGAAAATAAAACGCCAGCCAAAAAAACAGACGCGCGGCACGGCGTTTTTTCAGCTCGCGCTGGGGCAGATCTTTTTCCAGCGGCCCGGGCGTGATACTGGCCAGATGTGCCCGCCGCCATTCCCGCGCCGTGCGCGACTCGATAAAAAAATGAATGCCAAAATGCAGAAAAAGAAATATGCCCCAGACGGAGAGCGGCAGAATAAACCACGGGATTTCCGGCGAGGTGGTTTTATTGACGGCGATCAACAGCGCGTTAATGCCGGTGTAGATAAAAAAATGAAAATAAAAAAAGGCTCTGGAAATAAATTTGGCCAGAGCCTTTGACCGGGAATCCATTTATTTTAATATTTTTTGCAACGCCTCCGCGCGGTCAGTTTTTTCCCACGGAAAAACATCCCGCCCGAAATGGCCGTAAGCTGCGGTGTTCCGGTAGATCGGCCGTTTCAAGTCCAGCGCCGTGATGATGCCTTTCGGCGTCAGGTCAAAAACCTGGGGCAGCGCCGCGGCGATTTTTTCTTCAGAGACTTTGCCCGTGCCGTAAGTGTCCACGTTTATCGAAAGCGGCTGTGCGTAACCGATCGCGTAAGCCAGCTGCACTTCGCATTTCTCGGCCAGACCGGCGGCTACGATATTCTTGGCAATATACCGCCCCATGTAAGCGGCCGAGCGGTCGACTTTGGAAGGGTCTTTGCCGGAAAATGCTCCGCCGCCGTGCGAGCCGACGCCGCCGTAACTATCCGCGATTATCTTGCGTCCGGTCAGCCCCGTGTCGCCAGCCGGCCCGCCCAGCTCAAAACGGCCGGTCGGATTGATGAGTATTTTGCAGTCCGCGCTGCGTCTGTCCGCCGGTATGACCGGATCGATGACCAGTTCGGCGATGTCCTTGCGCAGCTGCTCGTTGCTCACTTCGGCGTCATGCTGATGCGACACGACTATTGCCGTGACTTTGCCCGGCCTGCCGTCGTCGTATTCCACCGTGACCTGTGATTTGCTGTCCGGCCGCAGGTATTTTATTTTTCCGGACTTGCGCAGCTCGGCGGCTTTCAGCACCAGCGCGTGCGCGAGATCCAGCGTCAGCGGCAGATAATTTTCCGTCTCGGCGGTGGCGTACCCGAACATCATACCCTGATCGCCCGCGCCCTGTTCTTTAAAATCGCCCAGGCCTTCGGTGACGCCCTGTGAAATATCCGGCGACTGCTGATGTAGATACACTTCGACGCGGCAGGTTGCGGCATTGAAACCATATTCGTCTTTCGTGTACCCGATGTCGGCGATGACCTGCCGCGCGACTTTTTCATAATCCACTTTGGCGGTCGTGGTGATCTCGCCAGCGATGACCACAAGATCGGTCGTGACCAGCGTTTCGCAGGCCACGCGCGAATTTTTGTCCTGCTCGAGGCAGGCGTCGAGTATCGCGTCGGAGATCTGATCGGCGACCTTGTCCGGGTGCCCCTCGGAAATTGATTCGGAAGTGAAAAGATGCTTTGCCTTAATTTTACTCATCAGTACGCTCCTTTTTTGTTTAATCCATACCTAATAGGTAGGGATTATGCGCTTGTTTTCCGCGAATGTCAATTGCCGATCACAACATGTGCCCAGTGCCCGTGCCTGTCCCTTTTTTTTGAAGGTTACGTCCGCTTCGGGCAAAATATTTGCCACGCTTGCCATGTGCCTGTCCCCAAGCCAAACTTCAAACTTTTTTGCCTGCGGAACTTAACAAGCGCGTTAGTGCGAAGTTAAGTGACGCCTACAAGCGTGCGAAGCGCGCGCCGTAAGTGGCGTTTCCCAAAACTTCAAACTTTTTTGCCAAGTGGCACAAATCCTGCAACATAGTTACCTAAAAGTTGGCAAAAATTTCAGATTTTTGCCAAAGGAGTGAGTTTATGAAAAAAGCGGCATTGTGGGGAGTTTTGCTGACCGCGCTACTGGCGGCGGAGTTTTCCGCGGAGGCGGTCACTACTATAGAAAGCCCGCTGATTGGCCGGCAGGTGGTTACGCAGAGCCTCACCGAGTTGCCGCGGCCAGAAAAAGTTTATCAAGATAAGCTGTTTGCGGAATTTGATTTTCAGACCACTGAAACAGCCACCGGACTGCAGATGACCGGCACGCCAAAAAAAGCGGACTCAAGTTTTTCCCGCTTGCTTATCCAATTGGACAAAAATAAAAATTTGCTGGAACTGCGCCTTTACAGCCGGGCGGGGCAGGAAGTGCTTTCGCTTAAAAATACTTACGAGGAGCGGGGCGGTATTTTTCTGCCGGCGCACACCGAAGTGTTTTTAAGCGAGAGCAAACTCCGCGCCGTCACCGAATACCGCAATGTCCAATTTGAGGGAGAAACAAAATGAAAAAAATATTTTTCCTTCCATTGTTGTTGCTATTGTTGTGCGGGTTAAGCGCCGGGCTGGCGGCGGAAATCCAGCCGGTCAATTTGCGCGCTTTGCCGGAACACATGCGCTCTTACAAAAATTACCTGGTGGTTTTTGTGCATGGCATGGGTAGTGACGCTGAAGCCTGGACGGAATTAAAAAAGCGTCTGCCGGATCTGGTCGGCGATCCGGATTTTGCCGGACATCTTTACGCCTACACTCTCTCCGACCCCAATGCCGCGTATTACGGCAACGCCGCCGAGCTAAAAGACTGGCTGTCCGCCGCCCGCCGGGAATTTATTGCCGCGCACCCTGATTGGCCGCCGGACAAAATTCCGGCCAAATTTATTTTGCTGACCCACAGCATGGGCGCGCTGACCGCACGGTCGTATATTTATTCCGACACTCTGGCGGCGGCGCGTGTGGACGCCAAAAATTTTCCGCGCGGTTTTTATCAGGACGATGTGCAAAAGGCGGTCTTTCTCGCGCCGCCGCATCGCGGCTCGAGCATGGCGGACTTTATTTATCACTACATGCTTTCCGATCAGGGTTACTATATCGGCTCGGCCGGCGTTTTGCGCCAGGCCTGGGATATTTACGACCGGCTGGCGCAGGCTCTGGAAGCGCTGGAAAAACTCAAAGAATTCGATATGTCTAAACTTAAGTTTGAATTCGACGAAGACGGTGTAAAACTTGGCCAGAGTTTTGATCTGCCGTCGGAGCTGCAGAAACTCAATGACGAGTTTTGCCGACTTTTTGAGGAATATGAATTCAGCCTGCGTCTGGCCGACGACGGCAAATATCAGGCCTCACTGCGTGATTTGCAAAATAAAATCGCGCAATTGACCGAGTTGTACGATTCATTCAGCCGGCTGGGTTCAATATTTGGCGAATTGGATTCCGCGCCGCTACTGACTTTTCCGCTGCTGAAAACTTTGGTGGAGGCCAATAATTATCTGGCGTCAATTTTGGTCAAGGATCTGCTGGACACGCTGCTGACGCAGTACTTTCTGAAAGAGCAGATAGAGGGCGGCGCCGTGCGGTCTTTGTTGAGCCGCAGCCCGGTGACAACGGTTTTGAATCTGGCGTCTTTGCCGCCGAACTATGATCCGGTGCTGTACCGCAATATTATTCCGCGCGGGCTGGTCGCTTTTGACCGGCGGAATACAGAGGTTTTCAATCAATCGTTTTACGGCAATCTGCCCGCGCTGCTGGGCGCCGCCGAAGAGCTTACTAACTTCACGCCGGGCAGCTTTATTTCCGGTCTGGCTGCCAATTCTTATCAGGTCAAACTGCTGTCCTCGCCGGAGTATCAGCGCCTGCCGTCTGGTGAGGCGCGGCTGCTGGCTTTACTGATGAGTTACGCGCGCGGCCTTTTTACCGTGGAGGGCGACGGCGCGGTAGATATCGACAGTCTGCGCGGCCGGGACATTCCCAATCTGTCCGCCGCCAAAAATTATTACAAAGATTTTGCGCATGACGATCTGGCGGATTATTTTGACCACGGTTTTTTGGAGAACACTGTCGAAGCCGAGGCTGCCTGCGTGGTGGTCGAGCTGGCTTTAAATGCTTTCGGCTGGACTACTCCACCGGGTGTGCGCGGCGCGATCCGCGCCATGCCGTTGTTCGATTTTGTTTCTGTGGTTGTGCAGCGGCAGGAAGCTTTGGCACAGGATTTTCTCGCGCATAATAATATTTTGCTGCCGCAGAATTCCCTACCGCAAATCGAACAGTCTTTGTACGAGGCGCCGCTGCTGGTTTTGCAGAATATTTACACGGTCTCCGGCGATGAGCAGATCGAGCTGGGTGCTGACGCTTTGCAGGAGCAGACCGCTGCTGACCAGACTAATACCACACTCCCGCTGCGCCGCGGCGCCAAGACTTTTTATCTGCCACTGGCCTACAATGTCAAAGCTCCGCAGGTGCGTTTGTCCGCTGAGCTTTACGATCTGGCCCCGCATTTGGCCAAACTGGAGTACTCTTTCAATTTTGCGCCGTACACCACCGCGCCGGTTGACAAATGGGGCGCGGTGACCCTGCCGGATTTTTCCGTGGCAGAGGGGCAGAATATTATTGCTTTTCGCGCGGTCAACCGCCTCGGCCAAACGACCGAGCAGTTTCTGCGCATCATTCGTTCCAGCACACCGCTGCTGGCTTCGGAAATTTTTCCCGAGCCTTTTGCCGCGGTCAATACCGGCAATCTGACGCTCAGCCTCGTTTTATACAACGCGCAATTTATAACTGACAATCTTGGTGTTTCCAGTATCGACGAATTGATTGTTGACGGAGAAAAATTAAGCCCCGGCCAGTACGCTTTGTCCCGTGGTGCAAACCAGACTTACCGCAATTATCTCAAACTCACCGCGCCGCTGACTTTGGGCGAAGGCCGGCATACACTTTCGCTCCAGGCGCACGATGCTTACGGCCATCATAATTCCACCAACTGGTTTTTTACTGTCGATGCCCTGCCGCCGGAAATAAATATAGAAGAGCTTTGGCCGGTGTCCATTGGGCAGCTGCTGACGGTGAATTACTTTATCTCTGATAATTTTACAGTCTTGAGCGATCTGCAGATCAATTTGCGGACTGACGAGGAAGTTTTGAGCAGCAGAAACTATGCGCTGGCTGGCGCGGGACCGCAGCAGGAATTATTTGCGGTCGGCGATTGGCCGGACGGCGAATATATTTTGGAGATCGGGGTGGCGGATCAAGCCGGCAATCGCGCCGTGCGCCAGACGGCGGTCATTATCGACAGTCAGCCGCCGCGGGTTTCCTGGCAAAAAAACGCCAATACTTCCAAATTTATTTTAACGGCCAGTGAAAAAATATCCGGCCAGGTGATTCTCGCGCGCGAGCAGCTGCGCGTCCCGCTGCCCCTGGATTTTGTTACGGAAAATATTTATGCCGCGGATTTTTCCGGTTTGCCGGATGGCGTTTATGCCGCGCGCGCCCTGGTCAGCGATCTGGCCGGCAATACGGTCAGTTTGATACTGGACGATTTATGTTTGGACACGCGCGGCCCGCAAATTGTCAGCCTGCGCGCCGAACCGGTCATTTTAAATGGAGATAATTCTTACCGGACAAAAATTATCTGCGCCGCTCCGGACGCGGTGCGGGCGGACGTCCTTGTCAAGCATAAATCTTCCGGTCAGGAAATAATTAAGGCGCCGCTGGAGACGCGGGACGGTGTTTTCATTATAGAGTGGTCAGCCGCGCCATATCCCCGCGGCGCGTATATTGCGCTGGTGACTGTGACAGACCGCTCGGGCCGGCAGACCGCGCGCGAGTGCGAGATTATCAAGGACGGCATCACTCCGGAAATTATTTTGCCTGCGGCCGGAGGGCAGGCTGGGGGCGTTGTTTCGGTGACCGGCAAAGCCGTGGACCCGGACTGGAACAACGCTCTGGATTTCGATTTTTATGCTTTGTATTGGGCGGCTGGCTGGCAGCCGCTGCCGGAAAATTTGCGCGCTGTCGACACAGCTGTTTGGCAGACAACCGGTCTGGAAACCCCGCAGCTCGACAGAGCGCCGGATACGCCGTGGAATATTTCCTGCCGCCAATCTCCTGAAAACGGCCTGCTGGCCTGGTGGGATACGCGCGCCCTGCCCGCCGGACAATATACTTTGCTTTTGTTAGCCGCGGAAAAAAATCCGGGTCTTGCGGTCGGCGCGGTGTGTCAGGTATTGATCGAGCCGCCGCCGGAAAACCGGGCGGATTTTCGGGTGAACCTGGAGCAGACCGCCTCGCAAAATACAAAATTTACGCTAGTCAATCTGGGCAGCACGGCCAATATCAGCGCGGAGATAATTGATAAATACGGCCATGTTGTGCAGCAGCATTTTTGGCCGGATGTGCCGGCCGCGGTTTATCTCGGCCAGCCGGAAATTTCTGCCGCCGGCGTTTATTTATGGCAAGCCGCAGACTGGCATTTACGGTTGGCCGCTACGGAAAATAGCTCTTTTCAGCTGCTGCTGGCCGGCATCGGCGAGGTGCTGGCGGCGGACATTCCCTACACGCTTAATTCCGGCCTTTTGCAAATCGAGGGGCAGTCCGGCGGCGAAATTGTTTTTGCCTTGCGGCCGCAGACGGACAGCTTGTTTATAAATACTCAAGACAGCGCGCCGCTTTATATTGGAGCCAGCCGTTATCAGCCGCCGGCCAATGTTTACTGGCTGTCGGCCAAGCAGTCGGCCGGCGCGCTGGATCTAACCTGGGATGGCCGCTTGACCAGCGGCGGATATTCTGATAGTGGAGAGTATTACTTTCAACTATCATGTTATAATACTGACGGCGGCGGTTTTAAACGCGCCGTAATTACTTTCAATATCGAAACGCCTTTTGCCGCGCAGAGCGGCGGCCTGACTCCGGTGGACGGCAGCTTTGACGCTTTTGGCGAGTTGCATAAAATTACTTTGGCTTACAAAGTAAATAAAGACAGTTATTTGCGCGCGGCTGTGCTGGACGAGACCGGCGTGACAATTTCTGTCCTGCCGGAAGAAAAAATTCTGGGGTCGACGCAGCTTAAATATTTGAGCTGGAACGGAGCGTACCCTGATTTTGCCGGACGGCAGAGGCTGGTCAGCGGCAATTACCGCATTTTGCTGACTTTGCGCGCCTGCGACGGCTCGGCTGAACAGATATTGTCTTACGATAATATCAAAATTCAGAATAATATTTCCGGCGATCTGGCGCGCCTTGAGCCGCTTGGCGAAGCTCTGCTTTTCAATGGCCAGACTGTGCAGGCTGTCAGCGGTTCGTCACAGTATTATTGGTCAGCGCGCGGCGAAGGCGTCTACACGGTGCCCCAGACTTTTAGTTATGAACTGGAGTTGTCCGGCGAGCAGGCCGTGACCGCCGCGCCTTTTGTGCCTTTTGCCGGACTGTATCACCGCGGGTTTAACAGAGTTGATCTTGTGGTCGAAGTTTCTTATGAATGGAGCGTTGATTATAAAAACGGCAGCGGCGCCGGCTGGAAAACAATGCAGGAGGGCTGGGAAAGCGATGATTTTTCTGTGGCGCTTACCCTGCAAAATCAAACGGTCAGCAATATTTCCGCGCGGAGTGACCACGGCAGCGGCTGGAAAATTACCAATCTTGATTATGGTTATGTTAATCCCGGGGCGGATCATATTTCGGTTACGCTGAAAGATACCGCTGGAAATGTACTTTGTTCCGGTGGCAGCAATGGCGGAATATTTGAAAGCGCCAATTTCTGCAATGGAGCCTTTGACATCAAGGTATCCACGGTGGCTGGTTATGATAAGAAAAGCGGGAAATGTTACATATACAGTAAGATCGATCGGTTGAGGCTTAAAGACGACATCAAGTATTCCCGCCTGACCAACCGCTATTACGCCTGGTACGGCTACGTCAACAAATACTATCCGCAGGAAATGGATTTTTCGGCGATGTGGAATGATCTGGGCAAATTGGGTTTTGTGCCGAGCAGTTATTTTCTCAACGGCTTGACCGCCTCGACTTTGAACGCGCTTTTTGCCGAAACTTATCCGCAGGTCATCAGCGGCACAGCGGCGCAAAATCAGAGCTTGATCGAGGCTTTGCAAAAAATAAATATTCTGTATGAATCCATGCCCTGCACGGACAATAGTTATTATCAATATTTGGCGGATGAATACTGCGAGTTTATTCCCATGACTTCCGGCCAGACTTATTTCACGCCGGAAAAATTGCCGTCGAGCGACCTGACGGCCAAAGCCGCGGTGTATACGGATTTTGTGGTGACCGCAAATATTCTCTGGCCGGCCAGCGAGGAATATATAGTGGGTGAAGAAAATAAGGCCAAGCGGCTGATCGATGACCTGGCGGCCAGACGGGAAATCGAGCTGGTGGATTATCCGGCGCTGCCGCGGATTTTTGACAAGCAGTCGATTAATTTTGGCGGCTTGGGCTTTAGCCGTCTGCCGGTGCAGGCCGCGCTTGGCAAGAACGGCCTGTATCAAAAGAGTTTGCTGGATATTACGGCGCGTCTGCCCAAAACGGTAAACCGCAATTCTCTACAGGTGAAAATCATCAACAATTCCCCCGCGGCGGAGGTCTGGCTGGACGGCGGCAATGTGCTGGCGCGGTATTCCAGCGCGCGGCCGGAACAGACTTTGGCCTGGTCTACCGAGCAGGATTTTTTCCTGCGCCACGGCGTGATCGACAGCGCGGCTTTGCGTTTCAACGCGCAGAGTTACGCGCCGCAGTCCGAACCGCTTTATTTATATGAAGCGTATTTCGATCCCTTGAACCGCCGCGCCGATCTGCCTGCCCAGAATATTACGCCGGTCGATTACTACACTTTTTTGGCGCAGGATTATTATAACGCGGACTCCGGCTATGTTCTGAATCCCAATTTGGATTTCACGCGCTGGACTGTGCAGGTATACGACCAGACTGGTCAGCCCAATCAAGACTTCACGGTCACAGAAGTGAATTTAAGCAATGAAAATATCTGGCAAAATAATTTCCGGCTCCAGCTGAATCTCGACGCCGCGGAAAAACGTTATGTGGAAATTTGCGGGCAGGCGGCCGACGCTTATGAGCTGCTTTATTTTGACGGCGAGACCTGGCGGACAATTTGCACCGGCAATGCCGCCAGCGGGCGTTTGGGCTGGTGGGATGTGACGCAGTTGAACGGCGCGTACACGCTGGCTTTAAAAGCAGCCACGGACGACGACGCATATTCTTTGGCCACGCAGGAGATTTTCCTTGGCCAGCTTTTGCGGCGCGGAGAGTCTGACGCGGCGCGCCGAAAAATCAGCAGTCCTTACAAACGCGCGGAAGTTTTCTTTCACCCGCAGTCTTTTGCTGAGGACAAATTCATTACTGTCGCGCCGGTCAAATTGCAGGAGCTCGATCTGAAAAACAGGCCGGATATTTACGCGCTGGGGCCGGTAATGGAAATTTTACCGCACGGCTCGTCTTTTCCCGAGCCGGACAAACGTCCCACGGTGGTTTTCCGCTATAGTCAGGCTGATCTGGCCGAACTGCGTGCCCGGGGCGTGGATCTGGATAAACTGGGTTTGTATTACATCAACGCAGACGGTGAGCTGGAGAGCGCGAACAGCCAGATAACGCAGACAGAATACGGCGTGGAAATTCTGACAGTTTTACAGCACTTTTCGCCGTATACTGTGCTGGCCGGCGAGGTGCCGCCGCTGCCGACATTTAACGCGGCTTGGAGCGATCTGCGCGGTCGTCGTCTGAAAATTTTTGGCCGAGCCAGGCCGCAGAGCGCGCTGGAAATTTATCTGGATGATGATGAATTTTTCGGTGACAGCGACGGCGCGGACATTGTGGACAGTATTACAGCGACGACTGATGCCGCGGCCTGGATTTTTGACCGCCGCGCCTGGAACGCTGATTATCTGGACAAACTTGACCCCGAACAAAAAGACAAAGCGCTGGCGGCTAGGCGGCTGCTGCAGGAAATGTACTGGGCGGCGCTGGCGGACAATCAGGCGGCTGAGCAGGAGTATGCGCGGCAATATGCGGAGCTGATCACCGCCGACCAGACCAGAGCTGAGTTGATCCGCGAATTTTTGCTGGCGAATAATCGGGCTGATTTGCTGACGGCTAGTTCCGGTGTGGCTCTGCAGGAAGAAATAGGTTTGCGATTGGCTTTGACCGCGCCGACTTTAAATAATGTTTTGCCGGAACGTTTAGAGGTAATCCTGCGCCAGTCTTTTCCGCTGCTCCTTGGCCAGCCAGCCGCGATTTTTAAAACGACCGCCGATGACAGCGGGTACTTTGTCTGCGAGTTGCCGCTGGAAAATCCGACCGCCAGTATTTTTGTGACTTATGCATTGACCGGCAATATTCAAAACCGGCCGGTGGCGCGGCTGGATTTTGTGGCTGATCCGGAAGCGCCGCAATTCTTAGCCGTGGCTCTCTCCAGCGCCTATGCCAATCGGGAAAACCCGGCGCTGTCCGTCACTTTGAATTTAAGCGAAGCGGCCAAGCTGCTGATCTCCGCTTACAACGCGCGCGGTGAATTGCTGGATTTGCAATATGAGAATACTTATTTGCCGGAGCATACTTTGCAATTCGCGCCGCCTGCGGAAGGAGTGTTTTATTATACGGTGCAGGCTTTTGATCCGGCTGGCAACGCCGGCCCGCCGCTGGGTTTTACAGTTACGGCTGATTTTTCACCGCCGCTGCGGACGGACATTCAAGCGCCGCAGTATATCAATCCGCAGAAAAATAATTTGCTGGAGCTGATCCATTTTGCGGAAAGTATTGCGACGTATTCTATTGCGCTTACCGAAAATATAAATTATGAATATTTTATTTCCGCGGCTGATGCGGCTGGCAATGTCGTAACTTTGAGCGGCGTGGTTTATGCGGACACCGAGCCGCCTTTATTGACGGATTTTAGTTTTGGCCCGCAGGCTCAGCGCGGCGTGCGGATATACTGGCCGGAAACAGAAACCGCCAATTACCTGCTGACAGCCAGGTCGCTCAATTCCAGCTCCGGCCAGACCTATAATATTGCGGGGAATTATTATTATGATCAGCTGGTCAGTCCGGATACTTTTTATGAATATACTTTGCAGGCGGTGGACGCGGCCGGCAATACCAGCAATATTTTAAGCCGGTTGATTTATACAGCGGACGATTCCGCTCAGGTACTGTCTGACGGCCGCGCCCTGATTTATCAGGATATTCAAATCCAGGAAATTCCAGCGCGGCCGGACAGTTTGTTTGTCGCGCGGAAATTATCCGTAGACCGCAGCCAAACCACTAAAGTTCAATTGACACCGGTTTACCGTTTTCTGGCCAGCGGGCAGGAACGTTTGCTTGAGCCGCTGACCGTCACCCTGTCTTTTGCGCCGGAAAGTTTGGCTGAGAAATACATCAGGCCGGAGACGCTGTTTGTCGAGGGAGGCGAGCTGCTGACGGTCAATTATCAAACGGGCGCAGCGGTTTTCCGCGCACTGGATTTCGGCGATTACGCTTTGTTTGGCCTGCCGGAATACCGCTTGTTTGACCACACCGCGCCGCTGCTGCGTTTTTTGAATATTAAGAACGGCGATTATCTTGATCCAGCGGCTACTTTGAGCGTGGAAGTGCGGGAACAGGACTCCGCCGTGGACACGCAAAATATGTATTTGCTGCTGGATAATAAGCGTTATGTTTTGCCGCCGGAAAATCTGCGCGGCGAGCGCCTGGAAATAAAACTCTCCGCTCTCAGTTATTTGCCGGACGGCGGGCATATTTTAGATTTATTTGTTGGCGATCTGGCCGGCAATACCGCCAACGCCGCTTTGCGGTTTTCCGCCGCGCAGGAATTTCAGATCACCAAAATTCTGCCCGCGCCCAATCCTTTTGACGAGAACGGCGTTTATTTTACCTATCAGCTTTCCCGTCCAGCGGGCCGGATCGAGATCAGGATTTATGACACCAACGGCCGTCTGGTGCGCGAGCTGAATAATTGCAGCAATCAGGCCGGTTTTAATAGCACGCGCTGGGACGGCTGCGACCGCCGTGGCGCTTTTGTGGCCAACGATGTGTATCTCTATGTGCTCAAGATCGAGCAGGACGGCCGGGAGAGAATAATTAAAGGCAAAGTCGCGGCTTTGCGCTGACCTAATAAAGAAAGGAGTTTTTATGAAAAAAATTATTTTGGCGATTTGCGGCGCGGCGCTGCTCTGGGCTGATAACAACGCGGTGGATTTTTTGCAGACTGGTTTGAGTGCGCGCAGCCTGGCCCTCGGCAATGCGGTGACGGCGGCCGGCGGTCATCTCGACACCGCTTTTAGCAATCCCGCCGCTCTGCAGGAGGTAGAAGGCGAGTTTTTTTCGGCGGCGCTGAATAATTTTGATCTGGTCAACGGCCGGATGTTTGCCGCGGCCGGCCGGATCTGGCCTGGCCGCAATCCGCTGGTAGTGGGTCTGGTTTACGCCGGCTCGGAAATCCACAATATAGACAAAACGCTGCTTTCCGCAGACGGGCGTCCGCTGGAAATCGGCAGTTTTGATTCTTTTAAACACAACGGCTCCTTGCTGCTGGCTTACCGGACAAGCCGCAGTCTCTGGTGGGGCTTTAGTTTGCGCCGTTATCTTTATGCGCTCGACACGGAGACAGCGGAGGCGACCGGTCTGGATCTGGGCTGGCTCTGGCAGCTGCCGAGCTGGAAAAGCTGCCAGTTTTTTACAGGCGCGAGCCTGCGCAATCTTTTTCGAACAAAAGTTGCCTGGAGCACCGGACATTACGACACGCTGCCGCTGGGTTTGAATTCCGGTCTGGCCGCGCGGCGGAAGATCTGGGGACATCCTCTGCTGGCCAGTCTGGACTGTGTTTGGCAGGAAGAGCAGAGTTTATTTTTTCGTTCCGGTCTGGAATACACTCTGGATTGGATCGCGCTACGTTTGGGCTGGGACGAGGGTTTGACTTACGGCTTGGGCTTGAGTTATTTCGGCCTCAACATTGATTATGCGCAGACCCTGCATGAAGAGCTTGGCTTGCAGCAAAGGGTCTCGCTGTTATTTCAACTATAGTATTACAAAAAGTGTACAAAAAGGAATATATATT
This region includes:
- a CDS encoding alpha/beta fold hydrolase, with translation MKKIFFLPLLLLLLCGLSAGLAAEIQPVNLRALPEHMRSYKNYLVVFVHGMGSDAEAWTELKKRLPDLVGDPDFAGHLYAYTLSDPNAAYYGNAAELKDWLSAARREFIAAHPDWPPDKIPAKFILLTHSMGALTARSYIYSDTLAAARVDAKNFPRGFYQDDVQKAVFLAPPHRGSSMADFIYHYMLSDQGYYIGSAGVLRQAWDIYDRLAQALEALEKLKEFDMSKLKFEFDEDGVKLGQSFDLPSELQKLNDEFCRLFEEYEFSLRLADDGKYQASLRDLQNKIAQLTELYDSFSRLGSIFGELDSAPLLTFPLLKTLVEANNYLASILVKDLLDTLLTQYFLKEQIEGGAVRSLLSRSPVTTVLNLASLPPNYDPVLYRNIIPRGLVAFDRRNTEVFNQSFYGNLPALLGAAEELTNFTPGSFISGLAANSYQVKLLSSPEYQRLPSGEARLLALLMSYARGLFTVEGDGAVDIDSLRGRDIPNLSAAKNYYKDFAHDDLADYFDHGFLENTVEAEAACVVVELALNAFGWTTPPGVRGAIRAMPLFDFVSVVVQRQEALAQDFLAHNNILLPQNSLPQIEQSLYEAPLLVLQNIYTVSGDEQIELGADALQEQTAADQTNTTLPLRRGAKTFYLPLAYNVKAPQVRLSAELYDLAPHLAKLEYSFNFAPYTTAPVDKWGAVTLPDFSVAEGQNIIAFRAVNRLGQTTEQFLRIIRSSTPLLASEIFPEPFAAVNTGNLTLSLVLYNAQFITDNLGVSSIDELIVDGEKLSPGQYALSRGANQTYRNYLKLTAPLTLGEGRHTLSLQAHDAYGHHNSTNWFFTVDALPPEINIEELWPVSIGQLLTVNYFISDNFTVLSDLQINLRTDEEVLSSRNYALAGAGPQQELFAVGDWPDGEYILEIGVADQAGNRAVRQTAVIIDSQPPRVSWQKNANTSKFILTASEKISGQVILAREQLRVPLPLDFVTENIYAADFSGLPDGVYAARALVSDLAGNTVSLILDDLCLDTRGPQIVSLRAEPVILNGDNSYRTKIICAAPDAVRADVLVKHKSSGQEIIKAPLETRDGVFIIEWSAAPYPRGAYIALVTVTDRSGRQTARECEIIKDGITPEIILPAAGGQAGGVVSVTGKAVDPDWNNALDFDFYALYWAAGWQPLPENLRAVDTAVWQTTGLETPQLDRAPDTPWNISCRQSPENGLLAWWDTRALPAGQYTLLLLAAEKNPGLAVGAVCQVLIEPPPENRADFRVNLEQTASQNTKFTLVNLGSTANISAEIIDKYGHVVQQHFWPDVPAAVYLGQPEISAAGVYLWQAADWHLRLAATENSSFQLLLAGIGEVLAADIPYTLNSGLLQIEGQSGGEIVFALRPQTDSLFINTQDSAPLYIGASRYQPPANVYWLSAKQSAGALDLTWDGRLTSGGYSDSGEYYFQLSCYNTDGGGFKRAVITFNIETPFAAQSGGLTPVDGSFDAFGELHKITLAYKVNKDSYLRAAVLDETGVTISVLPEEKILGSTQLKYLSWNGAYPDFAGRQRLVSGNYRILLTLRACDGSAEQILSYDNIKIQNNISGDLARLEPLGEALLFNGQTVQAVSGSSQYYWSARGEGVYTVPQTFSYELELSGEQAVTAAPFVPFAGLYHRGFNRVDLVVEVSYEWSVDYKNGSGAGWKTMQEGWESDDFSVALTLQNQTVSNISARSDHGSGWKITNLDYGYVNPGADHISVTLKDTAGNVLCSGGSNGGIFESANFCNGAFDIKVSTVAGYDKKSGKCYIYSKIDRLRLKDDIKYSRLTNRYYAWYGYVNKYYPQEMDFSAMWNDLGKLGFVPSSYFLNGLTASTLNALFAETYPQVISGTAAQNQSLIEALQKINILYESMPCTDNSYYQYLADEYCEFIPMTSGQTYFTPEKLPSSDLTAKAAVYTDFVVTANILWPASEEYIVGEENKAKRLIDDLAARREIELVDYPALPRIFDKQSINFGGLGFSRLPVQAALGKNGLYQKSLLDITARLPKTVNRNSLQVKIINNSPAAEVWLDGGNVLARYSSARPEQTLAWSTEQDFFLRHGVIDSAALRFNAQSYAPQSEPLYLYEAYFDPLNRRADLPAQNITPVDYYTFLAQDYYNADSGYVLNPNLDFTRWTVQVYDQTGQPNQDFTVTEVNLSNENIWQNNFRLQLNLDAAEKRYVEICGQAADAYELLYFDGETWRTICTGNAASGRLGWWDVTQLNGAYTLALKAATDDDAYSLATQEIFLGQLLRRGESDAARRKISSPYKRAEVFFHPQSFAEDKFITVAPVKLQELDLKNRPDIYALGPVMEILPHGSSFPEPDKRPTVVFRYSQADLAELRARGVDLDKLGLYYINADGELESANSQITQTEYGVEILTVLQHFSPYTVLAGEVPPLPTFNAAWSDLRGRRLKIFGRARPQSALEIYLDDDEFFGDSDGADIVDSITATTDAAAWIFDRRAWNADYLDKLDPEQKDKALAARRLLQEMYWAALADNQAAEQEYARQYAELITADQTRAELIREFLLANNRADLLTASSGVALQEEIGLRLALTAPTLNNVLPERLEVILRQSFPLLLGQPAAIFKTTADDSGYFVCELPLENPTASIFVTYALTGNIQNRPVARLDFVADPEAPQFLAVALSSAYANRENPALSVTLNLSEAAKLLISAYNARGELLDLQYENTYLPEHTLQFAPPAEGVFYYTVQAFDPAGNAGPPLGFTVTADFSPPLRTDIQAPQYINPQKNNLLELIHFAESIATYSIALTENINYEYFISAADAAGNVVTLSGVVYADTEPPLLTDFSFGPQAQRGVRIYWPETETANYLLTARSLNSSSGQTYNIAGNYYYDQLVSPDTFYEYTLQAVDAAGNTSNILSRLIYTADDSAQVLSDGRALIYQDIQIQEIPARPDSLFVARKLSVDRSQTTKVQLTPVYRFLASGQERLLEPLTVTLSFAPESLAEKYIRPETLFVEGGELLTVNYQTGAAVFRALDFGDYALFGLPEYRLFDHTAPLLRFLNIKNGDYLDPAATLSVEVREQDSAVDTQNMYLLLDNKRYVLPPENLRGERLEIKLSALSYLPDGGHILDLFVGDLAGNTANAALRFSAAQEFQITKILPAPNPFDENGVYFTYQLSRPAGRIEIRIYDTNGRLVRELNNCSNQAGFNSTRWDGCDRRGAFVANDVYLYVLKIEQDGRERIIKGKVAALR